A part of Ignavibacteriales bacterium genomic DNA contains:
- a CDS encoding PepSY-like domain-containing protein, whose amino-acid sequence MKAKYFLIAILLVSFTVFAQETKVPKAVKDSFSKLYPKVTDVKWDKEGKTEFEAGFKENGTDVSVVFDEKGNQKETETAIQISELPKSAASFVEKNYAGFKITETAKIISAKGEVTFEAEITKDNVKKDLLFDSKGNIDQKDMSNENEEEEDDDEDKD is encoded by the coding sequence ATGAAAGCGAAATATTTTTTAATCGCAATTTTACTTGTTTCATTTACAGTTTTTGCACAAGAAACAAAAGTTCCAAAAGCAGTTAAAGATTCTTTCTCAAAGCTTTATCCCAAAGTAACGGATGTAAAATGGGATAAAGAAGGTAAAACAGAGTTTGAGGCTGGCTTCAAAGAAAATGGAACAGATGTTTCTGTTGTATTTGATGAAAAAGGAAATCAAAAAGAGACTGAAACTGCCATTCAAATCTCAGAGCTTCCTAAATCAGCAGCATCATTTGTAGAAAAAAATTATGCCGGTTTCAAAATAACAGAAACGGCAAAAATTATTAGTGCAAAAGGTGAAGTAACCTTCGAAGCTGAAATTACAAAAGATAACGTGAAAAAGGATTTGCTCTTTGATTCAAAAGGGAATATTGATCAGAAAGATATGAGCAATGAAAACGAAGAAGAAGAAGATGATGATGAGGATAAAGATTAG